Proteins from one Puntigrus tetrazona isolate hp1 unplaced genomic scaffold, ASM1883169v1 S000000746, whole genome shotgun sequence genomic window:
- the psmb9a gene encoding LOW QUALITY PROTEIN: proteasome subunit beta type-9 (The sequence of the model RefSeq protein was modified relative to this genomic sequence to represent the inferred CDS: inserted 2 bases in 1 codon), producing the protein MQEGGEHGSTSGLKMGTTIIAVEFNGGVVVGSDSRVSAGASVVNRVMNKXSPLHDKIYCALSGSAADAQTIAEIVNYQLDVHSIEVDEDPLVCSAATLVKNISYKYKEELSAHLIVAGWDRRAGGQVYATLNGLLTRQPFAVGGSGSFYIYGFVDAEYRSDMTRQECQEFVINSLSLAMSRDGSSGGVAYVVTIDSEGVDEKCILGNQLPTFFDPNV; encoded by the exons ATGCAGGAAGGCGGTGAACATGGCAGCACAAGTGGTCTCAAAATGGGA ACAACCATTATTGCGGTTGAGTTCAACGGTGGCGTCGTGGTGGGCTCGGATTCAAGAGTTTCTGCGGG GGCGTCTGTGGTAAACCGAGTGATGAACAA CTCTCCCCTTCATGACAAGATTTACTGTGCTTTGTCTGGATCAGCAGCGGATGCTCAAACCATTGCTGAGATAGTCAACTACCAATTAGATGTTCACAg CATTGAGGTGGATGAGGATCCGCTGGTGTGTTCAGCAGCTACTCTGGTCAAGAACATTTCTTACAAGTATAAAGAGGAACTCTCAGCTCACCTCATTGTTGCTGGATGGGACAGGAGGGCAGGTGGACAG GTCTATGCAACTCTTAATGGGCTATTAACCAGACAGCCGTTTGCTGTGGGTGGCTCTGGAAGTTTCTACATCTATGGCTTTGTGGATGCTGAATACAGATCAGACATGACCAGACAGGAGTGCCAAGAGTTTGTGATCAACA GTCTGTCGCTGGCAATGAGCCGAGATGGATCCAGTGGAGGTGTGGCCTACGTCGTTACCATCGACAGTGAAGGCGTGGATGAgaaatgcattctgggaaaccAGCTTCCTACATTCTTTGACCCAAATGTATAA